Sequence from the Tistrella mobilis genome:
CGTCGATCAGCACGATCTCCCCCGTCGCCAGGGCGGCGCGGGTTTCTTCAGGGGTGTAGGCATCGAATTCGGTGATGCCCAGAATCTCGCGGATCGGCATGGGACCGGACCTTTCCTGGCTGCGATTGGCTGCCCCTGATCATCTTCAGATCCGCCGTCCTGTCCTTGCGGAATCTCAAAGCGCGCGCCGGCCTTCCCCGCCAGGATCGGCCATGTCCCGATCCCGCCTGGCCCGAGGGAGGTTCGTCATGCCCGTCACCACCGATGCCGCGATTCGGGCGGCGCTGGACGAAGCCTGGCGGGCGGCGGCCATCGCCGAGGCGGTGATTGCGCGTTTCGGGCCGGTCATGCCCTTCCGCAACCTGCTGATGTCGGATTATCTGCATGCCGCCACCCTGATCCGCCTGCTCGTCGCCCGCGGCATGTCTGCCCCGGCGCGCCCGGTTGCCGCCCCGCCGGCCCTGCCCGCGGATCTGCGGGCCGCCTGCCGGATGGCGGCCGACAACGCCGTGGCGGCGATCGGCGGCTATGAAAGCCGGCTGCTGCCGGCGGTGCAGGGCGATGCCGAGGCCGGGCCCGTGCTGATGCGCCTCCATGATGCGCTACGCCATGTTCAGCTGCCGGCCCTGCTTCACTGGGCGGAAATGCATGGCTGCCCTGCCCCGGCCGCCGCATCCTGACAGGGAATTCATTTTTGCCATGCTGCATTGCGGCATAGACTCGACCCGTCGATGAGATCGTCGAGCCTCCGCTCCGAACGGCTGCCCCATTTTCGTGGCGCAGCCGGAGACCCGGCGACGCCACGCAAAGGAAGTCGCTCATGTCATCGAAATCCGTCGGATCCGCCACCCCCAGCGCCGTCCCCGCCTTCTGGCCGCTCGCCATGGCGAACGACATGCTGCAGCAGGGGCTGGAGCTGTATGCGCGCAATGCGAAATTCGTCGAGGAAGAGATCCGCATCCACGATGATCTGCGGCCCAAACTCGCCACGCCCAGCCGGCTGCGTCTCGACCTGCGGACCATGGCTCTGCGCGAATATGGCCAGCAGGGTAAGGGCATCCCCACGCTGGTGAACGCCCCCTATGCCGGCCATACCGCGATGATCGCGGATTATCACCAGGGCCAGAGCCTGGTTGAAACCCTGCTCGCCAACGGCATCGATCATGTCGCGCTGACCGACTGGAAAAGCGCCACCGCCGATATGAAGGATCTGGAGATCGACGACTATCTGGCCCAGCTGGTGGTCGCGATCGACGATCTGGGCGGCCGGGTCAATCTGGTCGGCCTCTGCCAGGGCGGCTGGACCTCGGCGATGATCGCCGCCCGCTTCCCCGAGAAGGTGAATTCACTGGTGCTGGCCGGGGCGCCGATCGATACCGATGCCGGCGACGGGCCGATCAAACGCATGGCCCATGCCTCGCCGATGGCCTTTTACGAGGATCTGGTGAAGCTGGGCGGCGGGCTGATGCGCGGCAAGTTCATGCTGCAGGGCTGGAAAAACATGCATCCCGAGCAGCATTACATCCAGTCCCATATCGACCTCTACGAGCATATCGACGACCCGGCCTATCTGGCCAAGGAAGAGGTCTTCGAAAGCTGGTACGAAAACCCGCTCGACCTGCCCGGGCGCTGGTACCTGCAGGCGATCCGACTGCTGTTCAAGGAAAACCGTCTGGCGAAGGGCGATTTCATCGCGCTCGGCCGCCGGCTGGACCTGAAGACGATCACCTGCCCGACCTATCTTCTGGCGGGTGCGGGCGACGACATCACCACGCCGGAACAGGTGCTGGACGCGGCGAAATATATCGGCACGCCCGCAGCCGATATCGTGCAGCAGACGGTGCCGGGCGGGCATATCGGCCTGTTCATGGGCGCCCGCACGCTGAAAGAATACTGGCCGGGGATTGCCCGCTGGATCGCCGGCCGGGACTGAGCTCCTGCTCAGCCGGCCCCCTTGTTCAGGCGGCAATCTCTGCAAGCGCCGCCCGGTCGCAGCGCACCAGATTATGCGACAGCGTGGTCAGCACGCCGCTGCGGCGAAACTCGGAAATCGTCCGGCTGGTCGTCTCCAGCGTCACCCCCAGGATCGCCCCCAGATCCTCGCGGCTGAACAGCCGCACCGGCTGATCGGGGGCATCCTCGCTCAGCCATAGCAGCAGCCGGGCCAGGCGCTGGCGGGCATGGCCGGTGGCAAGCTCGGTCAGGAAGTCGTCGGCAACGCTCAACGCCTCGTACCACTTCTCCATCAGCCGCTGATGCAGCCGGGGCGTTTCGGTCTGCAGGCGGGTCACCACCGAGGTCGGGATCCGGCACAACTCCACCGGCTGCAGGGCCATCGCCGCATGGGGATAGGTCGGCCGGACCAGCGCCTCGATCCCGGCCACCCCGCCCGCCCGCACCAGCCGCACGATGCGCTGGCCGCCATCGGGCTGGATATGGACCAGCTTCACCAGGCCGGCGCGCACGGTAAACACCGCCTCTGCCGGATCGTCCAGCCCGTAGAGGGCGGTGCCGGCCGGGATGCTGCGTTCCTCGATCGGCAGATGGATATGGGCGAAATCCTCCGCCTCCAGATCGGCGAAGAGCGCAAGCCGGCGGATGCCGCAGCTCTGGCACGCGGCAAGCCCCTTCCAGGCGGCGGCAATCCGGTTTGGCTGCACGGGCGTGACCTCTCGTGAGGGGCGGGACCTCTCGGGATGCGCGGGCCGCCGGTCAGTCCCCGGCGGCATCCCCGTCAGCTTCGCCCGGATCGCGCGGCGTGAAAAGCCCTGCGCCGCCGGCGGTGAAGCGGGCCACGATCAGGAATTCGACATTGCCGTCCGGGCCCTTGATCGGGCTCTGGGTCACGCCGGCCACCTCGACCCCGGGCAGGCTTGCGAACCAGCCGGAAATCGTCTCCACCACCTCGGCATGCAGCTCGGGCTCGCGCACGATGCCACCCTTGCCCACCCGGCCCTTGCCGACCTCGAATTGCGGCTTGATCAGCGCCACCGCCAGCCCCCCGGGCTTCAGCCGCGAAAGGGCGGCCGGCAGAACCGTGCGCAGGCCGATGAAGCTTGCATCGCAGACCACCCAGTCGACCGGCTCGGGCACATGCTCTTCGGTCAGATAGCGGGCGTTCAGCTTCTCCATCACCACCACGCGCTCGTCCTGGCGCAGCTTCCAGGCCAGCTGGCCATGGCCCACATCGACCGCATAAACCCTTGCGGCGCCACGGGTCAGCAGCACGTCGGTAAAGCCGCCGGTCGATGCGCCGACATCGATCGCGACCGCAGCCGTCGGGTCCAGGCCGAACTGGTCGATCGCGCCCTGAAGCTTCAGCCCCCCGCGC
This genomic interval carries:
- a CDS encoding ferritin family protein — encoded protein: MPVTTDAAIRAALDEAWRAAAIAEAVIARFGPVMPFRNLLMSDYLHAATLIRLLVARGMSAPARPVAAPPALPADLRAACRMAADNAVAAIGGYESRLLPAVQGDAEAGPVLMRLHDALRHVQLPALLHWAEMHGCPAPAAAS
- a CDS encoding alpha/beta fold hydrolase, whose product is MSSKSVGSATPSAVPAFWPLAMANDMLQQGLELYARNAKFVEEEIRIHDDLRPKLATPSRLRLDLRTMALREYGQQGKGIPTLVNAPYAGHTAMIADYHQGQSLVETLLANGIDHVALTDWKSATADMKDLEIDDYLAQLVVAIDDLGGRVNLVGLCQGGWTSAMIAARFPEKVNSLVLAGAPIDTDAGDGPIKRMAHASPMAFYEDLVKLGGGLMRGKFMLQGWKNMHPEQHYIQSHIDLYEHIDDPAYLAKEEVFESWYENPLDLPGRWYLQAIRLLFKENRLAKGDFIALGRRLDLKTITCPTYLLAGAGDDITTPEQVLDAAKYIGTPAADIVQQTVPGGHIGLFMGARTLKEYWPGIARWIAGRD
- a CDS encoding Crp/Fnr family transcriptional regulator, with the protein product MQPNRIAAAWKGLAACQSCGIRRLALFADLEAEDFAHIHLPIEERSIPAGTALYGLDDPAEAVFTVRAGLVKLVHIQPDGGQRIVRLVRAGGVAGIEALVRPTYPHAAMALQPVELCRIPTSVVTRLQTETPRLHQRLMEKWYEALSVADDFLTELATGHARQRLARLLLWLSEDAPDQPVRLFSREDLGAILGVTLETTSRTISEFRRSGVLTTLSHNLVRCDRAALAEIAA
- a CDS encoding TlyA family RNA methyltransferase; translation: MATATTRLDQALVDRGLVETRSRAQALIMAGHVFVDDRKETKPGTKVKPGAALLVKGADHPWVSRGGLKLQGAIDQFGLDPTAAVAIDVGASTGGFTDVLLTRGAARVYAVDVGHGQLAWKLRQDERVVVMEKLNARYLTEEHVPEPVDWVVCDASFIGLRTVLPAALSRLKPGGLAVALIKPQFEVGKGRVGKGGIVREPELHAEVVETISGWFASLPGVEVAGVTQSPIKGPDGNVEFLIVARFTAGGAGLFTPRDPGEADGDAAGD